The window CGCCCGGGAGGACAATCATGGGACATAAGACGTTCGGTCTGCAGACCGTCGATTGGGAGGAGCGGGTCAATTACGAACGCCTCCGCGCAGAGCGGCTTGCCCGGGTCAAGCGGTTCCTCGACGGGTCGGAGTTCGGCGCGCTCCTCTGCTTCGACATGAACAACATCCGGTACATCACCGCCACCCACATCGGCACCTGGGCCATCGACAAACTGGTGCGGTTTACGCTGCTGCCCCGCGGGGACGACCCGATTCTCTGGGACTTCGGCTCCGCGGCGCGCCACCACCGGCTCTACTGTCCGTGGCTGGGAGAGCGCTCGCGCGCCGGGATCTCGACTCTCCGCGGCGCCTATCCGGACAGCGCCCGCGACGTGGCGAAGAAGATTCGCGCCGAACTCGAGTCGCGCGGGCTGCACCGCCAGCCCCTCGCCGTGGACATCGTCGAGCCGCAGGTGTTGTTCGCGCTGCAGGCCGAGGGTCTCACGATCGTCGACGGACAGGCGCTCATGCAGGACGTGCGCAAAATCAAGACCGAGGATGAAATCACCCTCATCACGACCGCGGTGATGATGGTCGACGCCGCGTACGAGGAGCTGTATCAGGCGCTGCGGCCCGGCATGCGCGAGAACGAGTGCGTCGGCTTGGTGGCAAAAGTGCTCTACGATCTCGGCTCCGAGCACGTGGAGGGCGTGAACGCGATCTCCGGCGAGCGGTGCAGTCCGCACCCGCACGTCTACACCGACCGCGTGCTGCGGCCCGGGGATCCCGCGTACTTCGACATCCTGCACGCCTACAACGGGTACCGGACGTGCTACTACCGGACGTTCTGCGTCGGAAGCGCCTCGCCCGCGATGGTGGACGCGTACCGGCGGTGCCGCGACTACCTCGACGCCGCGCTCGCGCTGATCCGCCCGGGTGTCACGACGGCCGACGTGGTCCGGGTGTGGCCGAAGGCGGAGGAGTTCGGCTTCGCCGACGAAGAGGCGGCGTTCGCGCTCCAGTACGGGCACGGCGTCGGTCTTTCCATCTGGGAGAAGCCGATCTTCAGCCGCCTGGTCTCGCTCGACCACCCCGAAGTGATCGAAGAAGGCATGGTCTTCGCCCTCGAGACGTTCTGGCCGGCCACGGACGGCTGGTCCGCCGCCCGGATCGAGGAGCAGCTCGTCGTGACCAAGGACGGGTGCGAAGTGCTCACCCGATTCCCCGCCGAGACGCTGCTGGTCGCCGGCACGCGGTACTGGACGGCGACGGGGCCGCTCGCCTCGACCCGCGAGGCGCAGTCGAACCTGAACCGCCCGGCCCCGGCCCCGTCGTCCCCCGGCGAGAACAGGCCCGCGGCGAAGGTCGTCGCCGGCGCGCGGACGGAGGGCCGCGGGGCCGCCGCCCGCGGATGAGCACCGCCGCCGCCGTCGTCGATATGCACGTTCACATCATCGTTCCGGAAATCACCCGGGACCACGGCCGTGAGCCGTGGCGGCCGAGGGTCGTCCGGGACGGCGGGCGGCAGCGCATCGAAATGGACGGCGTC is drawn from bacterium and contains these coding sequences:
- a CDS encoding Xaa-Pro peptidase family protein, whose protein sequence is MGHKTFGLQTVDWEERVNYERLRAERLARVKRFLDGSEFGALLCFDMNNIRYITATHIGTWAIDKLVRFTLLPRGDDPILWDFGSAARHHRLYCPWLGERSRAGISTLRGAYPDSARDVAKKIRAELESRGLHRQPLAVDIVEPQVLFALQAEGLTIVDGQALMQDVRKIKTEDEITLITTAVMMVDAAYEELYQALRPGMRENECVGLVAKVLYDLGSEHVEGVNAISGERCSPHPHVYTDRVLRPGDPAYFDILHAYNGYRTCYYRTFCVGSASPAMVDAYRRCRDYLDAALALIRPGVTTADVVRVWPKAEEFGFADEEAAFALQYGHGVGLSIWEKPIFSRLVSLDHPEVIEEGMVFALETFWPATDGWSAARIEEQLVVTKDGCEVLTRFPAETLLVAGTRYWTATGPLASTREAQSNLNRPAPAPSSPGENRPAAKVVAGARTEGRGAAARG